In the genome of Diaphorobacter sp. HDW4A, the window GAATGCCGGCGGCAATGAGCCGCATGCGCAGATCCTCGTAGACGCTGAAGGCTTTGCCGCCCTTGGGAGACGACATGTCGCAGAAGATCAACTGCGCACCACGCGTTGGCGTCGTGCGCTGCCAGATGGCATACACTTCACGCACGCACGCGGCCACCTTGCCTTCCGTGTCGAACCGCGCCGAGGGCGCGATCAGCCGGAAGTCCAGCGCTGCCTTGCGGCCGTCGTTGGTGACCGCCAGCATGTTGTCCTCGTCGGGCTTTACATGACCGCTGCGGATTGCCGCGGCACGTTCGACCAGGGTCTGCACGAAAGCCTTCAACTGCGGGCTCGGCGGGCAGGCCATGGTGCGGGCCTTTCCACCGCGCAGCTTGGGCACCGGCAGCTTCAACATCTCGGCGGTCTGGATGTCCGCCACCTCCCCGAAAATCGACATCAGCTCGGGCACGTTGATGAAGCGCGCGAAGCGCGTGTGCATCCGGTAGCCGCTGCCGTCCGGGGCGATCTCCAACCCCGTGACCGCTTCCCCGAAGGTAGCGGCCCAGGCATCGAACTGCTGCAGGCCCAACTCGGCGAGCCGCCTGGGTTGCAGGTAGCGCTGCATGGTGTGGATCTCGGCCATGGTGTTGGCCACGGGCGTCGCGGTTGCGAACACCACCCCACGCTGGCGGTTGCCGTGCAACTGCATCGTGTAGCGCGTCTTCAGGTACAGATCGAAGGCACGCTCGGAACTCGCCATCGGCAGACCCGCCACCCGCATCTTGGAGAAACGGAACAGGTTCTTGTGCAAATGGGCTTCGTCCACGAACAGCCAGTCGATGCCCAGTTGCTCCCAGGTCAGCAGGTCGTCTTTGCGTTCCTGCGCCGACAACTTTTCCAGGCGCGCGGCCCAGCTCTTCTTCATCTTCTCCAGTTGCTTGACGATCCGGTTGGATCGGTCTTCACTCTTGGCCGCACGCACGGCCAGTTCTATGTCATGGATGACCTCCTTGATGAACCCCTCGGAAAACTCGGGGGATGTCTTGATACGCTCGAAACTCGAATGGGTGATGACCACCGCATCCCAATCGCCGGTGGCGATGCGCGAGACGAGCTCCCGACGGCGGTCACCTTCCAGGTCTTCCTTCGTGGCCATCAGTACTGAGGCCTGGGGATAGAGCCGGACGAATTCCGCCGTGTAGCTTTGAAGCATGTGGTTCGGAACCACATGGCAGGGCTTGGACGCGAAGCCCAGCCTGCGCAGCTCCATGCTGGCGATGACGCACACCGCTGTCTTGCCGGCGCCCACCGTGTGGAACAACCCGGTGTTGCCGGACTGCACGATGCGCCACACCGCGTTCGGCTGCTGCGGGTGCAGCTTGAAGCACTGCGAGAAGCCCGGCAGCAGCAGGTGCGAACCGTCGTAGGTTCTCGGCCGGGTGGCGTTGAACAGGCGGTTGTAGAGCGCGCACAGCCGCTCGCGCCGGCCCATGTCTTCGAAGGCCCAGGCGGCGAAGCGATCCTTCAGCAGGCCGAGCTTCTCCCGGGCGGCCAAGGTTTCCGTAGGGTTGACCACGTAGGCGTCCTTCTCGGGCGCATAGTCCTTGACTGTCGGCGTCTGTACGTTGAGCGCGCACAGGACGAGCTCCACTGCGTTCATGCGCGAGGTGCCGTATTCCTGGGTCGCCTTGACGCTTTGCCGCACCGACCATTCCGAGTACTGAACCCACCAGGCGCCTGCTTCGGCCGAATAGGTGACCTTGCAGTCCTTGAGTTCCAGACCCTCTTGCAGGAAGGTCTCGATGTCAGCCGCCGGAATCCAGACGGCGCCGAGGCGAACCTCGATCGACGCCGGCGGCAGGTCCTCCGGCTGTACGCGCTCCAAGGCCTCGGCATTGCGCCGGTAGGCCTCGCCACCCATCCTGGCCTGCTCGAGCTTGACCTTGACGTTGCCGGACAGGTATTCGTCGGCCGTCTTCCATTCGTCGTCGGATGGGTCGTGGAAGATGTGCCCGGCTTCGGCCAACGCGGTTGTCACCGCGTCTGCCGGAGCGCGCAGCAGTTCTCCCATGTACCCAGGATCGACGCGACCGCGCCACTGCATCGACGCAGCCAGCGCCGCCGTCGGCTCGTCGGCCGAGGTCGGCGCCGTGATGCGCTTCAACGTCCGCTGGGTGAACAGGGCCGCCTTGCGGGCGGAATCCGTTTCCTCGTCGTAGTGCTCGAGCGAAAGCAGCAGCGGATAGTCCGGGTCGCGCCGGAACGCGAGCGCATTGGCCCGCGTCGACAGGCAGCCGTACTTCGCCACATAGCGGTCGTAGGTGCCGTTGAGCATGGACCGCAAGGGCCGCAGCTTGTCGTCTCCGTCTTCGGCCAACTGGGTGTCCAGCAGGGCCCGGGCATGGTCGCGGATCGCGCACATGCCGGTGATCCGTGCCCGCTGGGTGGCGTTGAACTGCTCGTGGACATCGACGAGCGAGCCGCCGTCCACCCGGTGGATCCAGCCGTTGCGGATGCGGAAGGTTCCTGGCCTTGCACCAGGTTCCGCAGGCTCAGGCGCGTGCACGATCCGTGCAGTCGCCTTGGCGGCGCGATAGGAGCCCTCGGGCAACATCGCGATCCGCTTGGACAGGGCGGCAGCGAGGTCGCCCTCGAAGACCGCTGTCGGCACTTCCCCGTAGCCGTTGCTTTCCATGCGCAGGCGGCCGATCACCCACTCGGGGTGCCGGGCGTACCAGGCATTGACCTGCATGTACGGCCGCCCATGGCTCGGGTCGATCAGGCCATCGGGTGCCTGGGTACGTTCGATCCAGTCGCCGTCGAGCACTTCCGACTCTTCCCGCTTCTTCAGGATCAGCACGTCGGTCTGCACCTCCGTGCCCGCCAGTTCGGCAAATGTGCCCATGGGCAGGCGGATCGCACCCAGCAGGTGGGCCTGCGAGGCCAGATGCCGGCGCACGACCGTGCTGGAAGACTCCAGCGTGTGGCTGCTGGTGATCAGGACCACCAGGCCGCCGGGGCGAACCAGGTCCAGCGAACGGGCGATGAAGTAGTTGTGGATGCTGAAGCCCGCGTAAGGCCGGTTGCTCGTATCCGGCACCTTGTAGTTGCCGAACGGGACGTTGCCGATGACCAGGTCGAACCAGCCATTCGGGAAGGCTTGCCTCTCGAACGGCGCGACATGGACCGCGACCCCGGCCGGCGCATACAGCGCCTGCAGCATTCGACCCGACAGGCGGTCGATTTCCACCGCGGTGACCTGTGACTTGGCCTGCAGCGTTTCCGGCATGGCGCCGATGAAGTGGCCGATGCCGGCGGCGGGTTCGAGGACGCGTCCACCGGCAAAGCCCAAGCGCTGAACCGCCGCCCACAGGCCGGCAACCACGTCCAGCGACGTGTAGTGGCTGTTGTTGACGGAGGCTAGTGCAGACGCGTGGTCGGTTTCGTCCAGCACGGCTTGCAAGCGCTGGGCTCGTGCGGTCCATGCCGGTTCCTTGCCGGCGAGGTTGAAGGCCGCCGGCAGGCTGCCCCAGCCGGTGTAGCGCACCATGGCGCGGCGCTCGTCCTTGTCCGGCGGGCGGCGCTCGGTTTCGATGCGGGTCAGCATCTCGATCGCGCGCAAGTTGGCGTCGAACTTGGCCACGGCGCTCCCCAGGCCGTCCAGATCGGCGGGGCGAAATGGCGGGACGGTCTCACGAGCAGTGCTGCTCGCTTCGGCGACGGCGGGCCACCAGTTCCGCCCATGAAGAACATGGACTTCGGCGGCTTCATCGCGGCTGGCGTTGGTGACCGGCCCCGGAATCGATGTCGCCTGGGTTTCCGCAGCCGGCACATTCGAGGCGCCGACCAGCCTGTTGGATGGCGTGGCGTCGGGCTCGAAACCCGGAAGCCAATAGGACGCTGAGATATCTGTGGCTTTTTTGGCCATCTTGAGGACTCCTGATAAACAAGGAGTCCCCCGTCCCGTCATGAGGAGTGGAGCTCCTCGATGAGGGTTGAAGAAGTGGACCGATGCAGCGCGGCCTCGAAGGAAGTCCCGTGTCGGGATGGAAGTCCTGAAGGGGATGCAACGAGCGATGTCCGCGCGCCGAGCGGCGCGAGCAGCATGTTTCTGCCAGCCCCCGCGTGCGCGGCGGGGTGGCAGGTTCGTGTCGCAAGGCGGGTATCGACCGCGACGCCGATCGGTGTCGGAATGTCCCGTAGGACAAGCGTCGGGCCGCGATGGCCCATGAGCCCGGTCAGTGTCTCGCGCTTTGATCCGCGTGTCCCGATGGCAGCAGAAACGCTTCTCTCAAAGCCCCCGAACGGCGGTCGGATGGGGATGGTGGTGTTACCCGTCAGCCTGCCAGCCGGGAAGGCAAACCGATTTGAATCGCGGCGATCACTGCCGAGTGGGTGGCGAGGAGGGGGTTCTGAAGGTTTGGTTCAGGCGGTAACGCCTTTGTCCCACCACGAAGGATCCCTCGAACGGGGGTGCAACTGGTGGAGCGTGCATGGGCGACGCGGATCGACGCAGGTTGGGCTGGCGGGCCCAGGCATCGACGGGACTGTTGGCCGGTCCGGAGCTGATGTCGAGTTCTCCCTTCTTTGGGGTGAATTTCGGCTGTCTCGCCAGGGCGTGCAACGAGAGCATCGGAAGCAGGTTAATCCGTATGCCACGCGCCTGAAATGCACAGTGAGTCGACCCGCCTGTCCATCGCCATTCTGAGGGCAGTTCTTGCCGGGGAGACCTATGACACCGTCGCCGCAGACTACCACCTGACCCGCACTGCCATCGAACATCGGGTCAAGCGCCTTGCCAGGTTGTTGCAGCGACAGGTCGGAATCGACGGGTTCAATCCGGAGGCCACGGGTTACGTCCACAAGTTGCGCGCCCACAAGGATGACGTCGAGGCTGCCCTTGTCCGCTTCGAGGCGGGTGAGCTGCGCCCGCCGGCGCAACCGCAAATCCTTACCGACAAGGATGTATGGACGGTCATCCGCCGCGCGGGCCTGCGCAGCCCGATGCCTTTGCGGGACATGGCGCTCATCCACATCGTGCTGGCAACGGGTGCGCGACCGCTGGAGGTTGCCCGCCTTGAGATTGGTGACTACCTGAATCCGGATGGCTCGGTTCGCAGTTGCTCCGAGATGCGGACGGAGGTGTCGGTCAACCGGAAGCCGCGTCCGCTGTTTTTTCGGAGTTCGGCGGCCATCAAGGCCATCGATGCCTATTTGGACCATCGGCTTGTCCAGCAGGGCAGGGCGCCGCAGGCGGGCGAGACCTACCGGGGGTTCGACGCCTCTGCCCGGCTTTTCCTGAACGATGCCGGCCTGCCCTACGTCGTGCACTGCCTTGATGCCGAAGGCCGTCCCCGCTTTTTGTGCCGGCAGATGCTCGACACCTATCGCAAGATCTTCAAGCGCGTCAACATGCAAGGTCTGTCGGCCGTGGCCTTGAGACGCACGGTGGCGCTGCGCCTGGATGCCCGCGGAGCGGACGAAGAGCAGATCGGGCTCATCCTGGGCATCACCGAGAAACAGGCTGTCCGCGAGCTGTTGCCGCCTCGCCCCGATACGGTCGAGCTGATGACCGACTTGTATCCGGACGCGGACATCCCTGCGACTCCCTTCTCCCGCACCAAACTGTCGGATCGAGTGACGAGCTGAAGCGAATTGCCCTTGATGGGGACGCAGTCGCACCGTTGGCTCACAACGGCCCGGCAACGGGCCCATTGCACCATGTTCATCACCATGGCCGAAGCGCAGACCGGTGGTTCCAAGCGCCAGTTTGTACTTCGGGTTCAGTGTGACGGTGCGCAAGTTCCATCGCTTGGCCTTGAGTCAAGCACTGGATGCGGTCGGAACGGTTGACTTCTTGCGCCATGTGAATAAGAATTATTCGCAGTTATGATGTGCAAGTAAAACAACGATTCACCTGAATAGAGAGGCGCTGCAATGCCGATGGACTCGCCGGGAGCGGCGCTTAAGGAGGTCTTCGTTGCGCACAGAGCGCAACTCCGCCGCATCGCCCAGAAGATCGTGGGCACCCCAGAGATTGCGGACGAGGTGACGCAGGACGCCTACTTGAAGCTTGTCGAAGGTGCGTGTGCGCGCAATGTGGACAAGCCTTACTGCTACTGCTGCCAAGTGGTCCGCAATCTGGCTCTCGACCACTGCCGTCGCCAGGCTGTCGAGTCGACGTACCGCATCCACACTGAGGACGGGGAGCTTCCACAGGTCGCGGGCGGTTGTGTCCCGGAGCGTTGTCTGCATGAGCGGCAAGTTCTCGATGCCATTGACAGGGTTCTCGGAACCCTGGCGCCGAGGACGCGGCACGCATTCGAACTCTACCGGCTGGGCGGGCTGACGCAGCGCGAAATTGCGCAGCAACTGGGATGCTCTGCCACACTTGTGAACTTCATGCTCAGGGACGCAACACAAGCCATCGCCTCGTGCCGCGATTTGCTGGACGATGCATAACGCTGCCAAGCCCCGTTGCGTGGGGCGTCGGATAAAAGGGGTAGGGCGCACAGGCGTCCCGTGGGTTTTGCGTCTTGGTCACATAGCTGTCATCATTCAATGACCTGTGCTATTTGATAGCGCCATCAGCCACCCAGTGTTCAAAAGGCAGCCAATGGGCGAAGAAGTGAATCCGAAGCAGGATCCGGTTTGGGATTTCGCCTGGTCCTGGGTGATGCGCCAGCATGAGCACCAAGGCTTGGATGCAGCCGCCGAGGTCGAGCTGGCACACTGGCTTGCTGCCGACCCTGCCCATCGTCAAGCCTACGACAAGGCCGGTCGCTTGTGGCTGATGGCAGGTCTGGTTCCTCCTGCCAACGATATCGACATCCCCGGCTGTACGAAACCCGACGGCGAGCGCTAGAAGTCGGGTTTTTCCTGCTCTCAGTCGAGCGTCGGGTCCATTGCACCCGACCAGTGACGTTCATCGCTTCCGGAATCAACGAGATCACTGATTGACGTCGCGATTTGCGTCGGCGGTGCTTCTTTGCGCATTCTTTGTCCCTGTGCTTTTCGCGTGTGTCGCCAAGGGGAGGCGCTGCGCGCCTTGCGACGATCGGCTCCCTCGTTTCCGGTTCGCCATGGGCCGGCGTGAGATGTTCTGCGACTAAACAAATCGACGGCTGTCTCGTCTTTGAAGGCAGTGACCAGCGTGTCGGCAAACGGGCCGGCAAAGCGTGAGGTCGCTTTCTCTTCACTGCACGAGGATGCCCATGTCGACCAGTTGCTTTGACCGTGAGGACGAGACTTTCATCGTTCTTGTCAACCACGAAGAACAGTACTCCATCTGGCCCCACTGGAAGGCCGTACCCGGCGGCTGGAAAGCCGTTGAAGGGGTCAAGGGTGACAAGAAGACCGTCCTCGAATACGTCGAAAAGACGTGGACGGACATGCGTCCGCTGTCGCTGCGTAAATGGATGGACGAGCAGGCCGAGAAAGCTGCCCAGTCTGCTGCTGCGACTGCCTGATGACTGGTTCCATGAGGTCGCCGTTCATCGATCTGCTGACCCTGCCGTGTGCGGGCGCGAGCGCCACCATGTACCTGCGGTGGCGCCGTCTGCTGCCGGAGTGGATCCGCGTGGTGCCGGTGGAACTGCCGGGGCGGGGCGGTCGCCTGGGCGAGCCTTTCGTCGAGGACTTCGGGCGGCTCGTGGCGCAGATCTGTGATGAGCAGGCGGCGGCGATGCAAGGTCGCTATGCCCTGTTCGGTCATAGCATGGGTGCCTTGTTAGCCTACGGAATGGCGCAGCACCAGCGGGCCCTGGGCAAGCCCCTGCCCCGGGCGATGTTCGTGTCTGGCAGTCCTGCGCCCTCGCGCCGCGATCCGGACCGGTTTGCCGGCAAGGGCGACGATGCGGCCCTGATCGCCGACCTGCGCAAGCAGGGCGGTACGCCCGAGGAGGTGCTGGCCAGCGACGAACTGTTGCGCCTCACGCTCGACACCCTGGGCGCGGACTACCGTGTCTGCGAGAGCTTCCGATACCAGGCGGGCGAGCCACTCTCCGTGCCGATGCACGCCCTTGCAGGGCGGCAAGACGACATTGCCGCTGAGCGTGTCGAGGCCTGGCGGCGCGAGGCCGGCAGCATGTTCACGCTTGATTGGTTCGATGGCGGGCATTTCTTCATTCGTCAGCACGAGCAGCGGGTGGTTGCTGCGGTGGTGCGGGAGTTGACGCATCAGTTTGCGGGGGTGTGCCATGCAGCCGCGGCGTCTGCCTGATTCGCTGCCGCCCGGCATCGACGTGTTCCAGCTTGCGCTCGATCTGGCGGCGCCGTTGTCAGACGCCGACTGGGGCTTGTTGAGCGAAGAAGAGGGCGTGCGCGCACTGCGCTTCCACAGGCATGACGACAAGGTCCGCTTCGTGGCCACGCGTGTGGCTCTGCGGCGACTGCTGGGTGCGCGTCTGCGTTGCCGCCCGCAGACCTTGAGGTTCGTGACCAACCCATATGGCAAGCCACGCCTGGAGGCGGCTTGCTCGTCCAATCCGCCCGTCTTCTTCAACGTGTCCCATGCAGGCAGCTTCGCCTTGATCGCCCTGTCCGAGCGCGCGCCTGTGGGTGTCGACATCGAGCGTCGCGATCCGCGCTGCGATGTGATCGGCTTGTCGGCCCAGGCGCTGTCGGTGTTTGAGCGCCGACTGTCGGACGATCGGCACATCGACTTCTTCGAGTGCTGGACGGCCAAGGAAGCGGTGTTGAAGGCTCTGGGCCTCGGTGTTGCGGAGCATCTGCAGCAACTCTCGGTGTTGAAGCTCGGACCTGCCGAGGGGGCTTCCTATGACATACGCCACGAAGGGATGGACTGGCCTCGCGTGAGCGCCCTTCGCCTTGATTCGCCGCCCGGCTATGCCGCCACCCTGGCGTGGCAACCGGACGGCAAGGGAGAAATGAAGTGGTGAATGAGTCGATATTCCGGGTTGAACGAAGGGCGCAGCTTGAATCCGGGTCTCTACCGCTGATCAACCAGTGGTGCTTTGTGTTCAGCGACGGGGTCGGATCCCGCCCTCATATGGGCGAATCCTGAGCGCATTTACGAGTGAGGGAAACCTGATGACGACACAGTCCGTGTCGCAAGAGAACGCATTTGTTCATCCTGCGAATTTTGTTGAACGCCTGCAGCAACTCGTCGCCAATCGGCCCGAGGACATTGCACTGACCGTCGTGGCAGAACGCGACGACCATCTCGTCGAAACGGCCTTGAGCTATCGTGTTTTCGGGCAGCGCGTGCAAGCGCTCGCCGCCGTGCTGCAGGGCCGCTTCGAGAAGGGCGACCGGGTACTGATTCTGCTCGACAACGATGAGCACTATGCGGTCAGTATGTTTGCGTGCTTCCACGCAGGGGTGATCGCGGTGCCGGTGTTTCCGCCGGAGTCGACGCGCCCTCAGCACCTCGCTCGACTCGCAGGTATTGCCGCCGATGCGCAGGCGCGGGGCATTCTGACCTTGAGTTCACTCCAAGCCTTGGTGGGTGCTGCTGCCGGCCAGTTTGGTGTATCGGCGGCGGTGGCTGTGGATGAAGTCGATCCGGCCGCTGCAGGCAATTGGCAGTCATATCAACCTGCCAGCGAGGACGTCGCCTTCCTGCAGTACACGTCCGGCTCCACCTCAGCCCCCAAGGGGGTGATGGTGACGCACGGCAATCTGATGGCCAACGAACGGGCGATCCGTGAGGGGCTCTCGATTGGCGCCGATGACAAATTCGGCGTGTGGTCGCCCCTGTTCCATGATATGGGCCTGATCGGTGGACTGCTGCAGCCCTTCTACAGCGGCATTCCCTGTGTGCTGTCTTCGCCGCGCTTTTTCCTGGAGCGTCCGGTGCGTTGGCTGGAGATGATTTCGCGTCATAAGGTAACGATCAGCGGTGGCCCGGACTTTGCATACCGCCTGTGCCTGGATCGGGTCAAGGAGGCACAGACCGAGGGGTTGGATCTGTCGAGTTGGCGCGTGGCCTACACCGGCGCCGAGCCGGTGCGGCAAGACACGATGGACGCGTTCATCGAGCGATATGCCCCAGTGGGATTCAGCGCCGGAGCGGTATACCCCTGCTATGGCCTGGCCGAGGCCACGCTTTTCATCACCGGAGGGCGTCGGGGCAGCGGCATGGTGGTGAGTCGCTTCGATACCGAGGCGCTCGCGAGGCGGCAGGTGGCAGTCGATGGCGACGGTGCCGCCTTGGTCGGCTGCGGCAGCGTTCCTTCGGATCATGAAGTTCGGATCGTCGACCCGCAGACCGGAGAAGTCGCTCCTGGGTGCGCCATTGGCGAGATCTGGGCTACGGGGCCCAGCATGGCGGCGGGCTACTGGAACAAGCCCTGCGAAACCGCGGAAGCGTTCGTCGAGCGCGACGGGCTCCGCTGGCTGCGTACCGGCGACCTGGGCTTCATGCACGAGGGTCAGATTTTCGTGGCCGGGCGGCTCAAGGACATGATCATCGTGCGTGGGCACAACATCTACCCGCACGACATCGAGCGCGTGGTCGAGGCCGAGGTGGAAGCGGTGCGCAAGGGCAGGGTGGCGGCCTTCGCGGTGGATTTGGATGGGCAGGAGGGGATCGGCGTCGCAGCCGAGGTATCGCGCGGTTTGCAGAAACTCGTGCCTCCGCAGGTGTTGGTTGATGCTCTGAGCTTGGCAGTGAGCGAGCAGTGCGGCGAGGCGCCGAAGGCGGTCGTACTCCTCAACCCCGGAGCGCTGCCCAAAACGTCCAGCGGCAAGCTGCAGCGCGCTGCCTGCCGCAGAGGTTGGGCGGAGCGTTCGCTCGATGCCTATGCGCTTTTTGAGAGCGGACGTTTCGTGACGGGCGAAGGCCGGACCGGTGGTGATCCGGCCACTGGCGATGACGCCGTTCAGGATGAGACGGCGCAGATGCTGGCTGGCATGTGGCGCCAAGTACTTGGCCACGAGTCGACGCGGACATACGCCAACGACGCGCACTTCTTCACCCTCGGTGGCAACTCGCTGGCTGCAGTGCAACTGGCTGTGCGCATCTCGCAGAAATGGGGAATCGACTTCCCGATCAGGCAGATTTTTGAGTTGCCGCGCCTTGGGCGGCAGGCCGATGGCATTCGGGCTTGTCAGAAGGCCGGTGTCCGGACGTCGGTGGCCGGAATTCCTGTTCTGCCTCCTGAGCGTCGCGCCGAGCCTTTGCCTTTGTCCTCGGCCCAGCAGCGGCAGTGGTTCCTGTGGCGGCTCGATCCGCAAAGTACCGCCTACCACGTTCAGGGCGCGTTGCGCATTGCGGGCGTGTTGGATGCTGAAGCAATGCGCATGGCCGTCGATGGTTTGGCCAAGCGCCACGAGTCCCTGCGCACCGTGTTCCGGGCACGGCCGGATGGTGAGGTCGAGCAGATCGTTCGGGGAAATGGGGGCTTGGCTCTTCAGTTGTTCGACCTTCGCAGCACGGCGGACGAGGAGCGCGAAGCTCACGCCTCAGAAACACTGCGAGCGCTCCAGGTGCAGCCCTTCGATCTGACGGTCGGTCCCTTGGTTCGTGCGGCGCTCGTGCGGCTGGAAGATCAGGTCCACATTCTGGTGCTGGTGATGCACCACATCATCTCCGATGGCGCTTCGATGCAGGTTCTCGTGGATGAGTTGGCTGCGTTGTATGCGGCTCGACACGCAGGTGATGAGGCGTTGCCACCTCCCGCGATTCAGTATGCGGACTACGCGGCTTGGCAGCACGACCATCCCAACCAGGAGGCGCGAGCGCGTCAACTGGCGTACTGGGTGAAACAGCTCGGCGTGCCG includes:
- a CDS encoding Eco57I restriction-modification methylase domain-containing protein, whose translation is MAKKATDISASYWLPGFEPDATPSNRLVGASNVPAAETQATSIPGPVTNASRDEAAEVHVLHGRNWWPAVAEASSTARETVPPFRPADLDGLGSAVAKFDANLRAIEMLTRIETERRPPDKDERRAMVRYTGWGSLPAAFNLAGKEPAWTARAQRLQAVLDETDHASALASVNNSHYTSLDVVAGLWAAVQRLGFAGGRVLEPAAGIGHFIGAMPETLQAKSQVTAVEIDRLSGRMLQALYAPAGVAVHVAPFERQAFPNGWFDLVIGNVPFGNYKVPDTSNRPYAGFSIHNYFIARSLDLVRPGGLVVLITSSHTLESSSTVVRRHLASQAHLLGAIRLPMGTFAELAGTEVQTDVLILKKREESEVLDGDWIERTQAPDGLIDPSHGRPYMQVNAWYARHPEWVIGRLRMESNGYGEVPTAVFEGDLAAALSKRIAMLPEGSYRAAKATARIVHAPEPAEPGARPGTFRIRNGWIHRVDGGSLVDVHEQFNATQRARITGMCAIRDHARALLDTQLAEDGDDKLRPLRSMLNGTYDRYVAKYGCLSTRANALAFRRDPDYPLLLSLEHYDEETDSARKAALFTQRTLKRITAPTSADEPTAALAASMQWRGRVDPGYMGELLRAPADAVTTALAEAGHIFHDPSDDEWKTADEYLSGNVKVKLEQARMGGEAYRRNAEALERVQPEDLPPASIEVRLGAVWIPAADIETFLQEGLELKDCKVTYSAEAGAWWVQYSEWSVRQSVKATQEYGTSRMNAVELVLCALNVQTPTVKDYAPEKDAYVVNPTETLAAREKLGLLKDRFAAWAFEDMGRRERLCALYNRLFNATRPRTYDGSHLLLPGFSQCFKLHPQQPNAVWRIVQSGNTGLFHTVGAGKTAVCVIASMELRRLGFASKPCHVVPNHMLQSYTAEFVRLYPQASVLMATKEDLEGDRRRELVSRIATGDWDAVVITHSSFERIKTSPEFSEGFIKEVIHDIELAVRAAKSEDRSNRIVKQLEKMKKSWAARLEKLSAQERKDDLLTWEQLGIDWLFVDEAHLHKNLFRFSKMRVAGLPMASSERAFDLYLKTRYTMQLHGNRQRGVVFATATPVANTMAEIHTMQRYLQPRRLAELGLQQFDAWAATFGEAVTGLEIAPDGSGYRMHTRFARFINVPELMSIFGEVADIQTAEMLKLPVPKLRGGKARTMACPPSPQLKAFVQTLVERAAAIRSGHVKPDEDNMLAVTNDGRKAALDFRLIAPSARFDTEGKVAACVREVYAIWQRTTPTRGAQLIFCDMSSPKGGKAFSVYEDLRMRLIAAGIPEEEIAFIHDADTDAQKAKLFKAVREGRIRVLIGSTQKMGIGTNVQDRLVAQHDLDAPWRPCDVEQREGRILRQGNMNEEVDIFRYVTEGSFDAYSWQTLETKARFIAQVMRGDRGIRSVEDVALAALSYAEVKALASGNPLIIEKAGVDAEVAKLSTLHWVWRNQRYANEREVADLPLLIASLEKKQAAHEADLFRMEPQTMDNISVEIGKQRFTGPDAVGEALRARVLAVKEEATRGRLHVDRVVGRFGGFDLSIVCINGEHTPVYHLTGNAVYEAAPYQMGPALVAGLLATLDTVKESADKAGTLLQTRRKRLVDLQVELGRPFEHALRLQTLQARQAELIEQLDLTKDEAGSQAADADTGAALVAA
- a CDS encoding site-specific integrase; amino-acid sequence: MHSESTRLSIAILRAVLAGETYDTVAADYHLTRTAIEHRVKRLARLLQRQVGIDGFNPEATGYVHKLRAHKDDVEAALVRFEAGELRPPAQPQILTDKDVWTVIRRAGLRSPMPLRDMALIHIVLATGARPLEVARLEIGDYLNPDGSVRSCSEMRTEVSVNRKPRPLFFRSSAAIKAIDAYLDHRLVQQGRAPQAGETYRGFDASARLFLNDAGLPYVVHCLDAEGRPRFLCRQMLDTYRKIFKRVNMQGLSAVALRRTVALRLDARGADEEQIGLILGITEKQAVRELLPPRPDTVELMTDLYPDADIPATPFSRTKLSDRVTS
- a CDS encoding sigma-70 family RNA polymerase sigma factor — encoded protein: MPMDSPGAALKEVFVAHRAQLRRIAQKIVGTPEIADEVTQDAYLKLVEGACARNVDKPYCYCCQVVRNLALDHCRRQAVESTYRIHTEDGELPQVAGGCVPERCLHERQVLDAIDRVLGTLAPRTRHAFELYRLGGLTQREIAQQLGCSATLVNFMLRDATQAIASCRDLLDDA
- a CDS encoding FecR/PupR family sigma factor regulator translates to MGEEVNPKQDPVWDFAWSWVMRQHEHQGLDAAAEVELAHWLAADPAHRQAYDKAGRLWLMAGLVPPANDIDIPGCTKPDGER
- a CDS encoding MbtH family NRPS accessory protein, whose translation is MSTSCFDREDETFIVLVNHEEQYSIWPHWKAVPGGWKAVEGVKGDKKTVLEYVEKTWTDMRPLSLRKWMDEQAEKAAQSAAATA
- a CDS encoding thioesterase II family protein codes for the protein MRSPFIDLLTLPCAGASATMYLRWRRLLPEWIRVVPVELPGRGGRLGEPFVEDFGRLVAQICDEQAAAMQGRYALFGHSMGALLAYGMAQHQRALGKPLPRAMFVSGSPAPSRRDPDRFAGKGDDAALIADLRKQGGTPEEVLASDELLRLTLDTLGADYRVCESFRYQAGEPLSVPMHALAGRQDDIAAERVEAWRREAGSMFTLDWFDGGHFFIRQHEQRVVAAVVRELTHQFAGVCHAAAASA
- a CDS encoding 4'-phosphopantetheinyl transferase superfamily protein; translated protein: MQPRRLPDSLPPGIDVFQLALDLAAPLSDADWGLLSEEEGVRALRFHRHDDKVRFVATRVALRRLLGARLRCRPQTLRFVTNPYGKPRLEAACSSNPPVFFNVSHAGSFALIALSERAPVGVDIERRDPRCDVIGLSAQALSVFERRLSDDRHIDFFECWTAKEAVLKALGLGVAEHLQQLSVLKLGPAEGASYDIRHEGMDWPRVSALRLDSPPGYAATLAWQPDGKGEMKW